GCGCGGCAACGCGTGCCGGCGGGCGAGGTGATTGCGCTCAGCGGGAGCACGGGCGTTTCCAGCGCGCCGCACCTCCATTTTGAGATTCGCAGGAACGGGCGGCCGGTAGACCCCGTTACGATGATCCACAACCCGAACACACAGTAGCCGAATGCTGGGACGGAAGGGCGCGGACGATCGCACGGTTGCGGCGCGTACGGCGGCGGGAGAGGGGTCCATGTCCATCATCGGACCCGGCATGAGCATCACGGGCGACCTGGTGACGGAGGGCACCGTGCGCGTGGAGGGCCGCATCGAGGGCACCGTGCGGGCCGGCAAGGCGGTGATTATCGGAAAGAGCGGAGAGGTGGTCGGCGAGGTGATCACCCAGGACGCGGTGATCGGCGGCCGCCTGCGCGGTACCCTGGTGGCCGAGAGCCGCCTGGAGCTGCAGGCCACCAGCGACATCGAGGGGCAGATCCGCGCCCCCGCGCAGCACCTGCAGCTGGAAGAGGGAGCGCGCTTCAACGGCCAGATCCAGATGCTGGACCAGGGCCAGATGGCGGCGCTTCCACCGGGCACCTCCGGAGAGAACTCCACAGAGGCGTAAGGTTTATCCACATCTTTGCCGAACAGGTTCAAGCCGTTGCGCCGCAACGGCTTGCCTGTTTTCCACAGGCAGGGCACCCGCTTATACACTGAGGTTTTCCACATTTTTGTGGGAAGGCCCACAACCCCTTCGCAACGTGGAGCTTCGCGCCCTCGTAACCTACCTTGACCGGTACCTTCGGGCCACGGACGTACCTGACTATCCGAACGCTCTGAACGGGTTGCAGGTAGATTCACGTCGCACCGAGGTTCGCCGCATCGCCGTGGCCGTCGACGCCGCGCAGGCCACCATCGACCGCGCCATCGCCGGCGGGGCCGACCTGCTGATCGTGCACCACGGCCTGTTCTGGGACGGCAATCGCACCGTCACCGGCCGCCGCTATGCCCGATTGAAGGCACTGTTCGACGCCGACCTGCCACTCTACTCGTCGCACCTGCCGCTGGACGTGCACCCGGAGGTCGGCAACAACGCGGTGCTGGCGCGCGAGCTGGGGATCGACATCCAGGGGGGCATGGGCGACTTCAAGGGCATGCAGGTGGGCGTCTGGGGGATCATGGATGCCATCCACCGCGATGCACTCTCCGCTCGGCTTGGTTCGCTGCTGGAGGGGCCGGTCACGATGGCGCCCGGCGGACCGGAGATCGTTCGCCGCGTGGGGGTGATTACGGGTGGCGCGGGTGGGAGCGTCGGGGAGGCGGCGGCACTGGGGCTGGATGCGTTCATCACCGGCGAGGGGGCGCACCACAACTTCTTCGATGCGGAGGAGGGAGGTGTTACCCTGCTGCTGGGCGGGCATTACGCCACGGAAACGTGGGGAGTGAGGGCCCTAGCCCGGCACCTGGAGGCGGAGTTCGGAATTGAATGGTCGTTCATTCACTATCCGACGGGGCTGTAGTTTCGGTGCGTCC
This is a stretch of genomic DNA from Longimicrobium sp.. It encodes these proteins:
- a CDS encoding polymer-forming cytoskeletal protein, with product MSIIGPGMSITGDLVTEGTVRVEGRIEGTVRAGKAVIIGKSGEVVGEVITQDAVIGGRLRGTLVAESRLELQATSDIEGQIRAPAQHLQLEEGARFNGQIQMLDQGQMAALPPGTSGENSTEA
- a CDS encoding Nif3-like dinuclear metal center hexameric protein gives rise to the protein MELRALVTYLDRYLRATDVPDYPNALNGLQVDSRRTEVRRIAVAVDAAQATIDRAIAGGADLLIVHHGLFWDGNRTVTGRRYARLKALFDADLPLYSSHLPLDVHPEVGNNAVLARELGIDIQGGMGDFKGMQVGVWGIMDAIHRDALSARLGSLLEGPVTMAPGGPEIVRRVGVITGGAGGSVGEAAALGLDAFITGEGAHHNFFDAEEGGVTLLLGGHYATETWGVRALARHLEAEFGIEWSFIHYPTGL